Genomic segment of Nostoc sp. TCL240-02:
GTCCATCGGCAGAAAGCCCGATCGTTGGTTTTTAGCGATCGCACTTTCTCTAAGGTGCGTTGATATGCGGTTCAAAATCCACCATTCACTAAGGGTCATGGGTTCTGAAAATTTGTCACAAGATACACTAGCCGAACAGTTGCTGGAACTAGCTATAAAATCTGGAGCAGAAGCTGCTGAGGTGTATCAGTCGCGATCGCTTTCTCGTCCAGTGTTTTTTGAGGCAAACCGGCTCAAACAGCTAGAAACTAACCAATCTGAAGGTACAGCACTACGGCTTTGGCGAAACGGTCGTCCAGGGCTGACGGTGGCTTACGGTTCTGTCTTAGCCGAAGTGATGGTGGAAAAAGCTCTGGCATTAAGCCACCTGAATGAACCCGAAACTGTAGAATTAGGCTCTAACTTTCAGCCCTCCTACCCAGATTTAGGAGAAGGTGTACCGATAGAGATTTTGGTAGATTGGGGCAAAGAAGCGATCGCACTCATCCGTGATGCCTATCCCGATGTTGTGTGCAATGGTGACTGGGAATGTGATATTGAAACTACCAGAATAGTCAACACTAAAGGTTTAGATTGTTACTACACTGATACTACGCTCAACTGCTATGTATCAGCAGAATGGGTACGTGGCGATGATTTTTTAAGTGTTGCTGATGGTCAAACCAAGCGGGGGGAACTTCACCCTGAAAGATTAGCGAACCAAATTTTACAACGGTTAATTTGGGCTAAAGAAAATGTCTCACCCCCTACTGGTCGTGTCCCGATTTTGTTTACTTCTAAAGCCGCCGATATGCTTTGGGGTACTGTGCAAGCCGCTTTGAATGGCAAGCAAGTCTTAGAAGTATCTTCACCTTGGGCAGAACGTTTAGGGAACCAAGTCGTTGCATCCAGTCTAACTCTCTACCAAGATCCAGAAGCTGGCCCTTATAGTTGCCCTTTTGATGATGAAGGGACTCCGACTCAATCTTTAGTATTTATCCAAAATGGGGTTTTACAGCATTTCTATGGCGATCGCACCACCGGTCGTCAACTGGGTACTGACACTACTGGAAATGGTTTTCGCCCTGGTTTGGGCAGCTATCCCACTCCTGGTTTATTTAATTTTCTCATCCAGCCAGGTTCGGCATCGTTACCAGATTTAATTCAACAACTAGATGATGGCTTGATTGTGGATCAAATGCTGGGTGATGGTGGCAGTATTTCTGGTGATTTTTCGATCAACGTAGATTTAGGCTACCGCGTCCAAAATGGTCAAGTAATTGGGCGCGTTAAGGATACTATGGTTGCAGGTAATGTTTACACAGCCCTGAAGCAATTGGTTGCACTGGGCGACGATGGTGATTGGAATGGTTCTTGTTATACTCCATCTCTGATAGTAGAAGGGCTATCCACTACGGGGAGAAACAATTAATTCGTAATTCGTAATTCGTAATTTGTCGAAGTGAATTTCAACAAGTAATCTTGGTGCTTAAATTCTAGCCATACCCAATAACACAATATCTTGGATATCATGTGGCATCTATCTATTCTCCAACACTTTCGCCAACTGCTGCGGCCACAACGTCGTTTAGCCATCTTTGAAGCTTGTCTAATTGGCTTAGTTTCGGCTCTTGGAGCAGTCTTACTTAAGACGGGGGTAGGATGGCTAGGTGCATGGCGAGTGCAGACATCATTACTATTACCAGCTTGGTTTGTGCTACCTGGTATCGGACTCACCTGTGGATTACTCGCCGGATGGTTGGTGGAGCGTGTAGCACCAGAAACTTCTGGAAGCGGCATTCCTCAAGTCAAGGCAGTGCTGGCCAATGTACCAATTGCTCTAGATTTACGGGTTGCTTTGGTTAAGCTAGTAGGCGGGATTCTGGCATTGGGTTCTGGGCTAGCTTTAGGGCGAGAAGGACCAACAGTTCAGTTAAGTGCAGCCCTAGCATCTCAACTCAGTCGCTGGTTTCCGACTTCGCCAGACCACCGCCGCCAGTTGATTGCTGCTGGTGCAGGAGCAGGATTAGCGGCTGCCTTCAATACGCCGATCGCAGGTGTATTATTTGTCGTAGAAGAACTTCTACAGGATTTCTCTGGCTTTACCCTTGGCACTGCAATTCTAGCTTCCTTCATTGGTGCAGTTGTCTCGCGTTTATTAGGTGGTCGCAGTCTGGATCTCAATCTGGCATTAACTGCTTCCAAGACCAACTTTTTTGTTCAAGATATTCCTTTCTATTTGGTGTTGGGAATTTTGGCTGGGTTGTTGGGAGCGCTGTTTAATCGAGGCATTATCAGTAGCTTAACTGTTTACCGCCGCTCTCTCCGTTTTGGATTACCTGCTCGTGTGGGACTCGCTGGGCTAGTATCTGGGGTAATTGTAGCGCTACTACCACTAGCATTTCGAGATAACACAGGACTACGAGAAATTTTGATTACGGGTGAGGCTAGCTGGTCAATAGCTGCGATCGCCTTTTTCTCCCAGTTTATCTTAACCTTGGTAGCTTATGGCTCTGGTGTACCGGGAGGATTATTTGCTCCCGCTTTAACTTTGGGGGCTGCCCTTGGCTACTTGGTCGGTATAGGAGAACACAGCCTGCTGCTTCCTCTGGGGATACAGAGTGGATTGCCAATTACCTTTGCTTTAGCAGGAATGGGCGCATTTTTTACGGCAGTCGCCAGAGTCCCAATTACGGGGATAATAATTGTGTTTGAAATGACAACAGATTTCAACCTAGTGTTACCCTTAATGATTGGCTCTGTAACATCCTATCTAGTTGCCGAAAAGCTAGTGCCAGGATCGCTATACGATAAACTTTTGGAGTGGAATGGCATCACGCTCAAAAAAGAATCTCCTACAGAGGGGATAATCACAAAGTTAACAGCCAAAGATGTGATGCAGCAACAGGTAGAAACTCTAGATGCAGAGATGCCTTTGGATGAAGCAATGCAAGCTTTTGCCCGTTCCCACCATCGCGGCTTCCCCGTGGTAGAAGATAGCAAGCTGGTGGGGATTGTCACACAATCAGATTTGTTGAAAATTCGCGATCGCAATTTAGCCAATGATATTTCTTTAAAAGAAATAATGACACCTGTCCCGATGACAGTAACACCAATCCACACCCTGAGCAATGTACTGTATTTACTAGATCGCTATCAAATCAGTCGCTTACCAGTAGTAGATGGACGGAAACTGATCGGGATTATCACCCGTGGAGATATTATTCGGGCAGAAGCAGATCATCTCAATTGTGATAACCGGACTCCTAAACTGCGACCACAACCTTCTTATGTAGTTTACCAAACGCGATCGCCTAGCACAGGTAGCGGTAGATTATTAGTTCCAGTTGCAAATCCTGAAACCGCAGGTATTTTATTACTTATGGCAGCAGCTATTGCCCGCGATCGCCATTATGAAATAGATTGCGTGCAAGTTATGCTGATACCCCGCCACAGTTCCCCATCAGAAACACAGGTAAGAACGGCAAAAAGTCGCCGCTTGCTAAGACAGGCAGAAGTCTTAGCAAAAAAGTGGAAAATCCCCTTGCACACGCAGATTCGAGTTACCCACGATGTAGCCCAAGCAATTTTAGAGACAATCAACGAACAACACATCGACCTAATTTTAATGGGATGGAAAGGTAACACATCTACCCCTGGTCGGATTTTTGGTAGCGTTGTAGACACCATAATTCGTCAAGCCACCTGCGAAGTCGTGTTAGTAAAATTAGGCAAAACCCCCCAATCCCCAATCCCCAATCCCCAGTTCAATCGCTGGCTAGTTCCAATGGCTGGTGGCCCTAATTCCCCCTTAGCGATTAAGTTGTTACCAGCTTTAATTACATTGGGAAACGATCCGCAAATTCGTTTGACACAGGTGTTTAAGCCATCTGAACTCAAGCCAGATATGTCAATTTCAGAACAAGCCATTCGCCATTTGATGCGGCGGCGAAAATTATCTAGTACTGTAGTTGCGCTCCCAGTACAAGCTGATTCAGTCGCTGAAGGTGTGATTAACCTAGTGAATACCGAAGGTTACGATGTTGTAGTTTTGGGCGCTTCCCGCGAGGGATTATTGCAGCAAGCAATTCAAGGTAATATTCCAGAAGCGATCGCCTCTGGTGTAGAAATTACAGTGATTTTAGTCAGAGGTGCAATTCACAAATGAACTACCCACTTGCTTACTTCTGATAAACGATACCAATAATCAAAGTAAAAATTATCGGTATTAAGATTGGAATAGCAACAATAAGTCCCCACTTACCAAACTTAATTTCCTCACCCTCAGATTTTAGAAAAGCAATCCAACCTACAACTCCCATCAAAACCCAAATAAACCCAAAAGAAAGAAAGATAACAAATACTGAATCTTCCATTTTTATTTAAATTATAACTTAGGCTTTCCTTGTCATTTTTGTGTGACACTTCCATGCCATAAATATGTATACCCACGATTTTAAATTGACATTTTTACTAAAAAGTGCAAAAACTTTTGCACTTTTTAGTGAATCGTCTGCCAAATTTTGAGAATATTCTCACCACTTCCACCACCAGCAATAGTTTGTCCATCGGGGCTGATGGCGATCGCATAAATATATCCAGAACCCGTCTCTAAAGTGCGAATTTCCTTGCCTGTTAACGGATTCCACAGCTTAATTGTCTTGTCACTACTACCACTGACAAGGGTAAGCCCATTTTGAGTTCCACTGGGCAAAAAGGCAACAGAATTAACCTTATCTTTATGTCCCTTTAAAGTGCGGATTTGCTTTCCTGTATTGAGATTCCACAATTTAATTGTTTTGTCTTTACTGCCACTAGCAAGGGTGATACCATCAGGCGCAAAAGCGACTGTAAGAATCGACTCTGCATTTTCTTTCAAAGTGCGGATTTGCTTTCCTGTATTAAGATTCCACAATTTAATTGTCTTATCCCAGCTACCACTAGCCAGGGTTTTGCCATCAGGATTAAAAGCCACAGATGGAACACCATCAGTATGTCCCTCTAAAGTGCGAATTAACTTTCCTGTCTCCAAATTCCACAGTTTGATTTTCCTATCCTTACTAGCAGTACCACTGGCAAGAGTTTTGCCATCAGGACTGAAAGCTACAGAAGTAACTCCGTCGTTATTTCCCTCTAAGGTGCGGACTAATTTTCCTGTCTCCACATTCCACAGTTTGATTGTCTTGTCTGCACTACCACTAGCGAGGATTTTATTATCGGGACTGAAGGCTACAGTCCAAATCCAATTGGAATGTCCTTCTAAAGTGTGGATTTCCTCTCCAGTAGCCAGATTCCATAGCTTGATTGTCTTATCATCACTGGCACTACCAAGGGTTTTGCCATCAGGACTGAAAGCTACAGAATTCACATCGCTGGAATGCCCTTTGAAGGCTTTGGGTAGAAAATCGCTTTTTGGGGGCGGAGAAATAGACGGAGAATATTCGCTCATCGTATGGGGGTGAGTCTGGAAATACCAAACTCCCCCCAATCCCAATACCAAAATGCTAGAAATTAACAGCAGTTGACTTTTTAACGTCTTATTTAGCTTTAGTGAAACTGGTCTTTTGTTACCTGGAGTAGATGCAAATGTTGATGTAAGTACAGTTACGGGCAGTGATGAAAATGATGATAGCCCAGGTGTCAAATCAGCGATGACTTCATCAGCCGATTGGTAACGCTTTTGGATATCTAGTTGCAACAGCTTATCCAAAACTTCACCCAACTCTATAGACACAGAAACGCCGTCTTTACCTGAACTGATTACATATTGTCGCCAAGACCCAACCCAACTATAGCCTTGTTGTATCCACAGTTGAGATGGGCGAATCCCAGTCAGTAAATGAAAACAAGTCGCCCCCAAACTGAATAAATCGCTGGCTGGGTAAGCTTTACCATCTTGCATCTGTTCAAGTGCAGTGTAACCGTGTGAGCCAATAACAGTACCCATTTTAGTCTGCACTGTTGCTGTCAGCTGCTTAGAGGCTCCAAAATCGATTAGCACTAATCGCC
This window contains:
- a CDS encoding chloride channel protein, which produces MWHLSILQHFRQLLRPQRRLAIFEACLIGLVSALGAVLLKTGVGWLGAWRVQTSLLLPAWFVLPGIGLTCGLLAGWLVERVAPETSGSGIPQVKAVLANVPIALDLRVALVKLVGGILALGSGLALGREGPTVQLSAALASQLSRWFPTSPDHRRQLIAAGAGAGLAAAFNTPIAGVLFVVEELLQDFSGFTLGTAILASFIGAVVSRLLGGRSLDLNLALTASKTNFFVQDIPFYLVLGILAGLLGALFNRGIISSLTVYRRSLRFGLPARVGLAGLVSGVIVALLPLAFRDNTGLREILITGEASWSIAAIAFFSQFILTLVAYGSGVPGGLFAPALTLGAALGYLVGIGEHSLLLPLGIQSGLPITFALAGMGAFFTAVARVPITGIIIVFEMTTDFNLVLPLMIGSVTSYLVAEKLVPGSLYDKLLEWNGITLKKESPTEGIITKLTAKDVMQQQVETLDAEMPLDEAMQAFARSHHRGFPVVEDSKLVGIVTQSDLLKIRDRNLANDISLKEIMTPVPMTVTPIHTLSNVLYLLDRYQISRLPVVDGRKLIGIITRGDIIRAEADHLNCDNRTPKLRPQPSYVVYQTRSPSTGSGRLLVPVANPETAGILLLMAAAIARDRHYEIDCVQVMLIPRHSSPSETQVRTAKSRRLLRQAEVLAKKWKIPLHTQIRVTHDVAQAILETINEQHIDLILMGWKGNTSTPGRIFGSVVDTIIRQATCEVVLVKLGKTPQSPIPNPQFNRWLVPMAGGPNSPLAIKLLPALITLGNDPQIRLTQVFKPSELKPDMSISEQAIRHLMRRRKLSSTVVALPVQADSVAEGVINLVNTEGYDVVVLGASREGLLQQAIQGNIPEAIASGVEITVILVRGAIHK
- a CDS encoding serine/threonine-protein kinase, which codes for MLCCVNPDCQKPLNPDKNNYCHSCRAELIPLLGGRYRPTQVLSDEGGFGRTYLAEDVHKLNECCVVKQFAPKLQGTGPLTKAIELFKQEASRLQELAEHPQVPTLLAYFEQNGYLFLVQQFIDGKNLLKESERRGNYSETEIRELLLDLLPVLKFIHLRGVIHRDIKPQNIIRRQSDGRLVLIDFGASKQLTATVQTKMGTVIGSHGYTALEQMQDGKAYPASDLFSLGATCFHLLTGIRPSQLWIQQGYSWVGSWRQYVISSGKDGVSVSIELGEVLDKLLQLDIQKRYQSADEVIADLTPGLSSFSSLPVTVLTSTFASTPGNKRPVSLKLNKTLKSQLLLISSILVLGLGGVWYFQTHPHTMSEYSPSISPPPKSDFLPKAFKGHSSDVNSVAFSPDGKTLGSASDDKTIKLWNLATGEEIHTLEGHSNWIWTVAFSPDNKILASGSADKTIKLWNVETGKLVRTLEGNNDGVTSVAFSPDGKTLASGTASKDRKIKLWNLETGKLIRTLEGHTDGVPSVAFNPDGKTLASGSWDKTIKLWNLNTGKQIRTLKENAESILTVAFAPDGITLASGSKDKTIKLWNLNTGKQIRTLKGHKDKVNSVAFLPSGTQNGLTLVSGSSDKTIKLWNPLTGKEIRTLETGSGYIYAIAISPDGQTIAGGGSGENILKIWQTIH
- a CDS encoding TldD/PmbA family protein, whose translation is MGSENLSQDTLAEQLLELAIKSGAEAAEVYQSRSLSRPVFFEANRLKQLETNQSEGTALRLWRNGRPGLTVAYGSVLAEVMVEKALALSHLNEPETVELGSNFQPSYPDLGEGVPIEILVDWGKEAIALIRDAYPDVVCNGDWECDIETTRIVNTKGLDCYYTDTTLNCYVSAEWVRGDDFLSVADGQTKRGELHPERLANQILQRLIWAKENVSPPTGRVPILFTSKAADMLWGTVQAALNGKQVLEVSSPWAERLGNQVVASSLTLYQDPEAGPYSCPFDDEGTPTQSLVFIQNGVLQHFYGDRTTGRQLGTDTTGNGFRPGLGSYPTPGLFNFLIQPGSASLPDLIQQLDDGLIVDQMLGDGGSISGDFSINVDLGYRVQNGQVIGRVKDTMVAGNVYTALKQLVALGDDGDWNGSCYTPSLIVEGLSTTGRNN